A region from the Trueperaceae bacterium genome encodes:
- a CDS encoding NYN domain-containing protein, which yields MDRLALFCDTQNLYYAARDGFDAHVDYETLQRIATDARTLAHANAYVVERDGERGAYGFVTKLSALGYRVHRRLVRLLRTTDGGAPELEGDWDMGIAADMVRAEPFVDVVVLASGDGDFVPIVRLLQERGVRVEVVAFRAATAQELIDACDRFTDLGEVEGAFVGAVR from the coding sequence ATGGATCGCCTCGCCCTCTTCTGCGACACCCAGAACCTGTACTACGCCGCGCGGGACGGCTTCGATGCGCACGTCGACTACGAGACGCTCCAGCGGATCGCGACCGACGCACGGACGTTGGCGCACGCCAACGCCTACGTCGTCGAGCGCGACGGGGAGCGGGGCGCCTACGGGTTCGTGACGAAACTCTCGGCGCTGGGGTACCGCGTGCACCGGCGCCTCGTCCGCCTCCTCCGCACGACCGACGGCGGCGCGCCGGAGCTCGAGGGCGACTGGGACATGGGGATCGCGGCGGACATGGTCCGCGCCGAGCCGTTCGTCGACGTCGTGGTGCTCGCCAGCGGCGACGGGGACTTCGTGCCCATCGTGCGCCTGCTGCAGGAGCGCGGCGTCCGGGTGGAGGTCGTCGCCTTCCGTGCGGCGACGGCGCAGGAGCTGATCGACGCCTGCGACCGCTTCACCGACCTCGGCGAGGTCGAGGGCGCCTTCGTCGGCGCCGTCAGGTAA